The nucleotide sequence GTACCTGATCGACCACGAGCCCCCCGTGCAGATCAAGACGGAACTCAGCGAGAACGGCATTCGCTGGAAGGCCGGTTCGGACGTCAAGGTGTACGACCCCGTGAGGCACGAGGTAGCGCTCTTCAGAACCCCGGACGAGATCGGCCTGGACGTGGAGGACTTCAACAAGAAGGTCATCACGGAGAGCTTTAACCGCGCCGTGTGCCGGGAACTCGCGCGGCACATCGACCCCGCCGGGCAAGAAAAGACGCTGGTGTTCTGCGTGAACGACGCTCACGCGGACCTCGTCGTGACGCTCCTGAAGGAAGCCTTCCGGGAGCAGTACGGCGAGGTGGACGACGACGCCGTCGTCAAGATCACCGGTGCGAGCCACAAGCCGCTTGAACTCATCCGCCGCTACAAGAACGAGCACCTGCCGACCGTGGCCGTCACGGTGGACCTCCTCACGACCGGCGTGGACGTGCCGCCCATCACGAACCTCGTGTTTCTGCGGCGCGTCGGGAGCCGCATCCTGTTCGAGCAGATGCTGGGCCGCGCCACCCGCCGCTGCGACGAGATCGAGAAGGAAACCTTCCGCATCTACGACGCCGTTCGCGCCTACGAGGCCCTCGAGGACTTCACGACCATGAAGCCCGTCGTCGTCACCCCAGGCGTGACGTTCACGCAGCTCGGGCAGGAACTGCGGCGCGCCGCCAGCGACGAGGACCGCGCCTTTGTGCGCGACCAGCTCGTCGCGAAACTGCAAGGCAAGAGCGGCCACCTCACGGACGCCGCGAAGCAGGACTTCGAGACGATCACCGGCATGACCCCCAAGGCGTTCGTGCAGGAACTCCGCAAGCAGCCCGTGGAGGCCGTCGCGGAGTGGTTCACGCGCTTTGGGGGCCTCACGGAACTCCTCGACCGCAAGAACCCTACGCGCGGAACCCCCGTGCTGATCTCCGAGCACGACGATCAGGTCATCGCCGTCGAGCGCGGCTACGGGAACGCCACCCGCCCCGAGGACTACCTCGAGGGCTTCCGGACGTTCATCCTGGAGAACCAGGACAAGATCCCCGCCCTCGTGACGGTCCTCACGCGCCCGCGCGACCTCACCCGGCAGGACCTGCGCGAACTCGTCTTGCACCTCAACCAGGCCGGGTACACGGAAACGAACCTTCAGGTGGCGTGGCGCGAGGCGAACCAGGTGGATGTTGCCGCGCGCCTCGTGGGGTACATCCGCGCCCTCGCGGCGGTCGACCCCCTCATTCCGTTTGGTCAGCGCGTGGATGAGGCGCTCGCGCAGGTCCTCGGGCAGGGCAACTGGACGGCAACGCAGCGCACCTGGCTGCAACGCCTCGCAAAGCAAATAAAAGCGAATGTCGTCGTGGACCGCGAGGCGCTCGACGACCCCGCCGGGCTGTTCCGGCAGCACGGCGCTGACTACGCCCGACTCGACCGCATCTTCGGCGGTAACCTAGAGCGCGTGCTGGGCGCCCTCAGCGACGCCATCTGGACCCCCCGCGCCACCGCCTGACCCGAAAGACCACCATGACACAACGCACGACCGACATCGTCCAGAAGCTCTGGAACCTCTGCAACGACCTCCGCGACGACGGCGTCACGTATCACCAGTACGTCACCGAACTCACGTACCTGCTGTTTCTGAAGATGGCGAAGGAAACCGGGCAGGAAAGCCAACTCCCCGACGGGTACCGCTGGGACGACCTGCGCGCCAAGACGCCCCCGGAGCGCCTCCCGTTCTACCGGCACCTGCTCGTGCACCTCGGCGGGCACGGCAGCAAGCTCGTGCAGGCCATCTTCGCGAACGCCGCGTCCTTCATCAAGAAACCCGCGACCCTCAGCAAGCTCGTGGAGGACATCCACGCCCTCGACTGGTACTCCGCGAAGGAAGAAGGCCTCGGGGACCTGTACGAGGGCCTGCTGGAGAAGAACGCGACCGAGAAGAAGAGCGGCGCCGGGCAGTACTTCACGCCCCGCCCCCTCATCGACGCCATCGTACGCGTCATGAAACCCACCTCGGACGACGTCATTCAGGACCCGGCGGCGGGAACGGGCGGCTTCCTGATCGCCGCGCATCACTACATCGACACACACGAGGACGTGTGGGACATGCCGCAAGAGAAGCAGCAGAAGTACCTGCACGGCACCTTCTACGGCATGGAACTCGTGCAGGACACGCACCGCCTCGCCCTGATGAACCTCATGCTGCACGGCCTCGCCAGCGACCCGGACTCCAGCGGCATCCGCTACGGCGACACCCTCAGCCCCGAAGGGCAGACCCTCCCGAAAGCCACCCTGATCCTCTCCAACCCGCCGTTCGGCACGAAGAAAGGCTCCGGCGAGACACGCACCAGCCGCGAGGACTTCACGTACCCCACGAACAACAAGCAGCTCGCCTTTTTGCAGCACATCTACCGCGCCCTGAACCCCGGCGGGCGCGCCGCCGTCGTGTTGCCGGATAACGTGCTCTTTGAGAGCGGTGCGGGACGGCAGATCCGCGCGGACCTCATGGACAAGTGCCGCCTGCACACCATCCTGCGCCTCCCCACCGGCATCTTTTACGCGCAGGGTGTCAAGACGAACGTCCTCTTCTTTACCAAGGTCAGCGACAGCGCGAAGGGCAGCACCGAGGAAGTCTGGGTGTACGACCTGCGCGCCAACATGCCCGCCTTTGGCAAACGCACGCCCCTTACCCCCGCGCACTTTGACGCGTTCGTACAGGCCTTCGGCGACGACCCGCAAGGCGGCCCGGAAGCGCTCGCAAAGCGCACCGACACCGGCGAGGAGGGCCGCTTCCGCCGCTTTACGCGCGAGCAGATCCGGGAACGAAACGACAGCCTGGACATCTCCTGGCTGAAGGACGACAGCGAAGGCAGCGGCGAACTGCCCGAACCCGCCCAACTGGCCGAAGAAGCCCTGACGGAACTCAAGGGCGCGATGGAAGAACTCAAGGCCATCCTGCTCGAACTTGGCGAGAGTGAAGAAGAGCTGGAAGAGGCGGGGGTGTTGGCGTGAGTGTAGAACGCAGCCCACTCCCGAATGGATGGGTAGAAACAACGATAGGAGAGGTCACCCAGGTAGTTTCAGGCGGTACACCGTCTTCAAAGGATTCGAGTAATTTCACGTCAAGGGGTGGTATCCCGTGGATAACTCCGGCAGATCTTAGTGGTTACAAGCGGATGTACATAAGCCAGGGGGCGCGGAATTTGACTGATAAGGGGTATGCTGCTTGTTCAGCAATGCTCCTGCCCACTGGCAGCGTGCTATTCTCAAGTCGAGCCCCAATCGGATATGTTGCTATTGCCGCTAACCCGGTATCCACGAACCAGGGCTTCAAGAGCTTCATACCACCAGAGGGCATCGACAGTAGATACTTATATTTCTACCTCAAGCACATAAAGCGTGAAGCTGAGCTACGTGCTACGGGTACGACATTCAAGGAACTATCTGGTGCCGCTGCAAGCGCTCTCCCGCTTCTATTAGCTCCCCTCGCCGAGCAACGTCGTATTGCCGACAAGCTTGACGCCCTCCTTTCGCGCGTGGAGGCGGCGCGTGAACGGCTGGAGCGCGTGCCGAAGCTGCTGAAGGGATTCAGGCAAGCCGTCCTCAGCGCAGCCGTCAGCGGAGAACTCACGAGGGAATGGCGAGGCGGCGGGGATGCGGAGTGGGAAGCTGTCCAATTAAGGGATTGTGCCTCTGATTTCTCCTATGGTTCATCAGCGAAGTCCTTGAAAGTTGGAAAAGTCCCAGTTTTACGAATGGGTAACATTCAATCGGGAAGGCTAGACTGGGATGATCTTGTATACACTTCAGATCAGGAGGAGATTGATAAGTACCAACTCCACCCTGGAGATGTGCTGTTCAACCGGACTAACAGTCCTGAACTCGTTGGCAAAACCGCAGTCTACCGCGGTGAGCGGCGAGCCATTTACGCAGGGTACTTAATTAGAGTGAAGTGTGATTCTAAACTTCTGCCTGATTATCTTAACTACTGCCTTAATAGCAAGGCAGGGCGCGACTACTGTTGGCAAGTAAAAACGGACGGGGTCAGCCAATCAAACATCAATGCTCAAAAACTCCGCGACTTTCCATTTCTTCTCCCTCCCCTCGCTGAGCAGGCTGAAATCGTCCGTCGCGTTGAAGCCCTCTTCGCTCTCGCTGATCGTCTCGAAGCTCGTTATAGGGCGGCCCTGGCATCATTTGACCGCCTAACGCCTGCGCTGCTGGCCAAGGCCTTCCGGGGCGAACTGGTTCCGCAGGACCCGAATGACGAGCCCGCGAGCGTGCTGCTGGAGCGCGTCCGGGCCGAGCGCGCGGCGGCAGGGGCGGGGAAGGCGAGGCGGGGCAAGGCAGCAGGGGAGCAGCCCGCCAAGCGCCGTGGGCGGCCCCCAAAGGCGAGCGCAGAGCCTCAGCCGGACGGGATCGCGCAGGCGTCCAGCTACGAGGACGCCGTGCGGCTCCTGCAGGAAAAGCGGCGGGAGCGTGAGGCAGAGGCCGCCTTGGGCGACTGACCAGCCTCTCGGCACTCCAGCCCGCTGCCGTGACGCCTGAAGGCGCTCACGCAGTAGGAGAACACACCTGGCGCCCTTCCCCCAGTGGGAGGGCGTCACGCAGGGAAGGGGGTAGTAGCACAGCATGACGGACCTGCGACCAGTTCTTGAGCATCAGTATCTTGCGATGAGCATTCCAGCCGCTCCAGAAGCACACGTGGCGCTCGTGTACCCGTTCACGCCCAGCGTGACGCGCTTTCTCCTGAAGCAGTTGCAGGAACTTCGGAGCCCCCGAACGGAGCAAAGTCCACTCGTGCCGGTCAGTCGGTTGTACCTCGCCACTGGATTGCGGCTCGTAACCACGGAGGTGACGAGTGGGGGCGTACCTGTTCAGCCGCACCAGTACGCAGATTTGGGGCATCCCTTGCCGCCGCCGGACCGCCTGTCGGAAGACCCCGCGCAGCACGAGGAGTTCGGTTTCCAAGTGGTTGAACGGCGCTCCGGAAGCGAACGGTCCAGGCAGACCCCTGGAGCAGCGGCGCGTTGCCGTGACGGCAGAGTATGTCGTGTTGAGCGCCGCTCCTGGCGGGAAGTACAGCAGCCATCCGCTGGATGAACGGATGTTGCGCCGGATTCTGCAGCGGCTCTACACGGGAGCGTAAGGGCTGAGGGGCGGGCCCCGAGCGCGTGCCGCACGGGGTCCGTTCGGGGCCGTTACGCGGTTGCTCCTGCCAGCTCTTGAGCGACCACGTGCGTGGGTACGCGGAAAATTCCAGCGGCTCCCTTGTACGGAATCGGCGTGCGGAAGCGTCGTGGGTGCGCGAGCAGCCACTCGTACTCCTCGTTGTGTTCGTTGTACTCCACGCCGACGACGTCAACGATGCCGACAAGGGCGCCGTACGGGAGGGCGCTCATCTGGTCTTGCATGCCGACCGCCTCGAAGTTCTTGGGTCGCTGCGTGCGCGACGCGTGCAGGAGCAGCGGGCCCGTTTCGGTGACGCGCCACGTTCGGTACTCCACGTTCTTCTGCCCGGTCAGGATGCGCTCCACCCAGGGTTGTTGAATGCTGAGCGCCCGCAGGGTGCCGCTTTGCAGGTCAATGGGGTGGGGCTTGTCGGGAATGGGGAAGACGCGGTACCCGCGGTGCTCATCCGTTTCGGTCTCCCGGTCGGCTGCACCCTCTGGAGTGGGGTAGATGATCGCGGCGTACTCGATGCTGAGCCCAAGCTCGTCGGGCTTCGCGGCGAGGCGCTCCTGCGCGGCGCGCATGGTGTTTTCCGCGTTCACGAGCGCCCAGACGTCGTCGAGGGAGCCGATGAGTTGCCCGTTTTCGGATTGCGCGAGTTCAGCCTGGATCGTTTCGAGAGCCTTCTTGGTGATAAGCATGCTTACTGGCTCCTTCCCGCTGGGGGCGTGCTGGTGTGATGGAGGGTGGCCCACCCGAGGCCGGAACGCAGCAGCTTCGGGAGGTGCGTGCGGAGGTCTTCGGGCGGCGCTTCCAGGTTCCGCTCGTCCACCGCTCGTCCTGTGGCGTCGAGCAGCGTGAGGCTCAGCTTGCGGGGCAGTCCGGGAATGTGCACGTGTAGGGGAAGGTGCGTCGTGCCGGGCGTGAGGGGACACGTGCGGGTCAGCGCGTGGCCGCCTGGGGTGTGTTCCTGCACGCGCAGCAGGAGGCCGCGCGGCCCTTCCGTCCAGACGTACAGGGTGCGGTCCTGTACCTCGGCATGCGTGAGCCGGGGCCGTACGGTGTAGGGCGCTGCGTGCACCCGTACCCAGGTTCCGTGCCCGGCGTTCACTTCGATAAGGACACGGTCGAACACGCTGGGGCTGAGGTGCGTGAGGCGTTGCAGCTCCCAGCAGCCGGGCCGCAACTCGGTGAACTCGTTTGGGTGGGATTCGATGCTGACGCGCAGCGGGAGGAGCGGTTTGCCGTTCGGCACGAGGGGGCGAACGACCACCTGCCGTAACTGCTCCACCGTTTCGAACGCGGTTTGAACCTGGTTGGTATCGGGGTTCAGGAAACGCGCTCCATAACTGGCGCCGCAGACTTCCAGCTCGATGCTCAGGTGATCGTCAATGTCCACCCGGCACTCGTGCGTGACCGGTTGAAACTGACCGTCCTGCAGACACCACAGGGGTCGCCATTTAAAGGTACCGAAGCGGCCGTCAGCCAAGCGGACTTCCCCAACCTGCATCTGCCCCTCCAGCAGCGGCCCCGCCCGCCGCGTGGGCGTCACGGTGAACGCCGGGAGGACGGTCACAAGAATCGGGTCGTGCCCGGCAGGAATGCCATTCACGTACAGCTCCGCGCTGTGCTGACCGAGGGGAAGGTCCGAGATGACGGCTGACGTCCCGTGGAGGGGGACGCGGCGACCGTCCGAGAACTGCAACTCTGCCTGTTCGCTTGTGGCGCGGCTGTGGTGCTCAACCGTCACGGTGAAGGGCTCCCCCTGAACCGCGTATCCGGGTTTGAGGCGTACGGTGACCGAGGGGTCAGAGCTTTGGGCTCTGGGTGCGGCTGTGCGCTCGGGGCGGACCTTGTAGCGGCGGCGCGTGCCGTGCTCTACGCCAAGCACGAGTTGCGCGAGGGCGTCATGGCTCTTGTTCCAGAAGAACCGTACGGCGTTCGGCGTGCCGAGTGGGATGCCCGCGGCCTCCAGCAGGGGGCACAGTTGCTCCGGCGGGAGGCGCGCAAGGTGCTTATCCGTGTCGAGGAGGTAATCCACGATGCGGGTCATGCAGTGAAAGATGCGGTCGTACGCGTCGGCCTGCCGGAGAGTCGCTTCGTCCGCGTCGGGGAGGATGCGCCGCATGAGGGCGGCGTCAATGCGCTCGTGTGGGTAGCGGTTGTAGTACGTCTGAAAGAACGTCTTGAGTCGCGCGGCGCTCAGGCTGTGCAGGCCCCAGATGGCGTCAATGGTCGCCACGAAACGCCGCTTTCGCTTTCCGGAGAGGATGAGGCGGCGCGGTGCGGTGTCCTCGTGCGAGCCCAGGATGGTCCAGAGCGTGTCGTAGCGTGCTCCAATCGCAAAGTTTTCCGGCAGCCCGAGCTCCGCGTGGAAGTTCGGCCAGAAGGCGTCGTCGTTCTCGGCTGGTTCGCGGTAGAAGGTGTAAGCGCGAAGGAACGCCAGAAACAAGAGCGCCTCGTCTCTGCTCCGGCGCAGCCACCAGTCACTCGGGTCTCGCCAGCGGCGGGAGGCGTGCCGCCGCAGCCACTCGTACTCGTCCTCGCTGATGTGCACTCGCAGCGGGCCCTCGCGGATGACGCGCGTCAAGACAGCTTCGCGCACGCTCATTCGTTCGCTCCATTCGTGAACGTTGTGACTTCCAACCAACGGAAGTACACCCACTGGCAGATCAGGATTCGGCGTGCCTGCTCGCACAGCGCCTCGTCGAATACGCCGGAGCTGAAGCGTTCCACGGCGGCTTGAATTTCGCCGTGCCAGGCGCGAAACACTTCGGGAACGTCCGCCGGGGCTGCGCCCTCCAGGGCAGCGTGGACGCTGTCCATCGCTTCCAGGGACTCCGCGAAGGTTTCCGCGAAGGTGCCGGTCCAGAAGCGCGGGCTGTGAATGCGCCGCTGGAGCAGCTCCAGTTCACGGCGCAACGCCCGCACAAGCGGTGTGGACTCCAGGTTGCCCTGCAGCGCCCGAAGTTCCTGCTGCGCCTGCTCCAGCTGCGCTTGCAGGGCCTCGGCGCGCTCTTCCCAGTCCGGTTCTTGGGACTGCGTGAGGCGCGCGAGTTGGGCTTGTGTGGCTTGCAGGGCCTCGCGCGCTTCGTCGCGCTCGCGCTGCACGCGCGCGAGCTCCTCGGCGGCGCGCTCGTCGCGTGCGACCAGGGCGCTGAGCGCTTCCGCGATGTCTTGCAGTGTCTGGCGTTGCTGTCGCGGCACAAACCCCAGGCGTACCTCTAGGGCTTTCAGCTGCTGGAGCGCTTCGTGCGGGGTGAGGCCGGTGCTGGTCATGCCTGCCCCCCGAGCCGTGGGGACTGCACGCGCTCCAGCAGCTGCTGCATGAGGCTTTCCTGACGAAGGCTGCGCATGCGCAGGAAGCGTTCCAGGGCGAGGTTGGCGCCGTCTTCCAGGAGCTGCTCTAGGCCGAGGACGAGGATGCCTTGTGGTTCGCGCTGTACGAACTCGCTGATGTTCGTGCAGCGTTGCAAGCGGTCGTCATCGTAGCGGCGCTTCAGGAGGGCGCGGTACAGGCCGAACAAATCTGTAAAGCGCTGCACGGCGTCCTCGTGCAGGGTGGAGTAGTGCACGATGAGCGCGCCGTCTAGGAGCTCATCCGTGAAGGGAGAAGCGGGGCGTTGCTGGAGGGTGTCGAGTTGTGCCCACACGCGCTCGAGCTCGTCGTGCTTCTCCCGGAGTTGCCGAAGGTATTTCGACTGCAGTTCGCTGATGCGGTGGTCCCGCTCGCGGACTTGCTGTTGCGCGTCCTGCAGGCGCGCTTGCAGCACGGCATGGCCCTCGAGCCGCAGCCTGTCGCATTCTGCTCGTGCGGCCTCCAACTGCTGCTGCAAGTTGGCCAGGTCCTTTGCGTGGCGGGCGTCTTGGGCTTTGATGGATGCGAGAAGCTTCTGCCGTTCGCGCTCGTGCCGCGCCCGCTCGCGCTCCAGTAGGCCCTGCTGCCGCTCCCGTTCCGCCTGCACGGCCTGCTCGACACGGCGCAGCAGGTTCTGGTTCTGCTTCTCGCGGGCGTTCGCCTCGCCCTCCCAGGCTTTGCTGCGGGCCTCGGCTTGTTGCAGGGCGGCGCGGGCTGCCCGCAGTTCCTCTTCGAGCTGGCGGGCGCGTTCCAGCGCCCTCGTGAGCGCCTCCTGATCGGGCGCGTCACGCTCGAACTGGAGGAGCCAGGTGGCCACCCGGAGGGCCTCATGAGGAAGATCGTCCGCTGGGGTCTCCCTGCGTTCAAGTCGCTCCAGGAGGGACGTGAAGGCCTGGAGCCACAGGTCTGCGTACTTCTCGGCGACCTTCTCCGGTTGCGCGTACAGACGAGGAATGGCCGCGATGATGTCCGTTGTCTGTGCCCTGCGCAGCGGGCGGCCGAGCAGCTTGCTGCCCCGGAACTCGTTTGCTCGGTAGGCCGTGAGGTACACGTCCGTGACGACCTTTCGGGGCAAGCTGCGCAGGGCGTCTTGGAGGAAAGCGGCGTGCTGCGGATTCAACAAGCGCAGGCGCCGCGCCTCATGGGCATCTGTAGCGGCTGGCTCTGGCGAGGGGGTGACGTGCTGACGGTCAGGATGAAGCGTGTGGCTCATGGGAAACTCCCTCGGTCTTTGCTTAGGCTTTGTTCTTGTGGTGACGCTGGCGGTCGAGGTGCTGCACGCCGGCTTCTGTGATGGCGTACGTGAAGCCTTCCCACTCGCGGCACGTCTGCGCCAAGCCGTCCGTGACGGCCTGACGGAGGGCGCGCTGTATTTCCTTGTTGCTCACGAACTCCAAGCGGCCGAAGAAGGGGGAAACCTGGGCGAACCAGGGCACCTGAACGGTGTAGGTCGCGCCGTCCCTGTCTTTTCGGACTTCCTGTGTCACGCCGCGCAGCGTCATCACGAGTTTCGTGAGGCCGAGCGTGCGCTGCACTTTCGACAACTCCTCCAGGAAGGCGAGGACCGTGTGCTGCACGCGGTAGACCTCCTCGATCGCCTCGGTGCTCAGCTCAGGTGTGGCGGCCCAAGGGGCATCGTCGCCGTTGCAGCGGTCGCAGCATGTCGCGTCGTCGCGCGGCCCGTTGAGGTCCTGCTCGAAGACCCGCAGGAGCTCGCGGCGCCGGCATGCGCTGGCGCGCTCGTCCGTGCGGGCAAAAGCGCGGACGGCCTGAATGTGGTCCTGCTTGACCTGCAACTGCTGCGCGAGACGCTGCTCGAACGCCGTTAGGTCCGTGCGAAGCACCGTCAAATCCATGGCGGGCTCGTGCGCGGTGTACAGCACCTCCAGCGGGCGTTGCCTCGCGAGCGCGAACAGGCGGCCACTCAGATCCTCCGCGAGGGCCTGGGGCAGGCGTGCGAGATCGAGCACGCACGGGCGGCGCCCCGGCTGGTACCCAGCATGAAACAGCAGGGCCGCGTACTGCGCGCCCAGCGCCGCTTCCAGTTCCTCACGGGTCAAGCTTGACAGGAGGCGGACCTTGCCGAGGCGGTACGTGGTGAGGATGTTTCCGGCATCCTCCAGCAGGGCCAGCAGCCAGTTCAGGTCGCCGCGCTCCAGCTTGTCGCTGCCTTCGGGCAGGTCCGCGTTCAAGCTCTCCAGCAGGTCCTTCTCGTATGCGGTGCGCGTGCCCCCGGCGGCGAACGCGAACACCGCTTGCGCCAGGCTGCGCTCAGGCCGGCCTTGCTTCACCAGCCAGGACTGCAAGCTCCAATCGTGCGCGTCGTGCAGCAGCACCGACCACGCGGGCTCCCCGTCGCGTCCGGCCCGGCCCGCCTCCTGAATGTATGCGGGCAGGCTGGCGGGCGGGTTGAAGTGAATAACGACCCGTACGTTCGCCTTATCGACACCCATGCCAAAGGCGTTCGTGGCGACGATCACCCGCACGCTGCCCTCCATGAACTGCGCCTGGACCTCGCTGCGCACGAGTGCCGAGAGGCCCGCGTGGTAGGCCGCCGTGGCGAACTTCAACTCCTTGAGGGCGAGGGCGAGGCGTTCGGCGGCGTTGCGCGTCGCGACGTACACGATGGCGCTGCCTTCCGGGTGCTGCTCCTGTAACCAGCTGAGGATCTGCGCGACGCGCTTGAGCTTCTCGATGGGGGAGGTGTCGCGGCCCCGAAAGCCGTACGCGAAGTACGTGAGGTTTGGGCGGTCCAGGGAGGCGCGCACAACGGCTGCGTCCCGCAAGCACAGCTCGCGTTGCAACTGCGCCTCGACCGCGGGCGTGGCGGTTGCGGTGAGGGCACTGACGGGTAGCGTCACCCCTTGCTGCCGCAGCGTGCGAATCACGTTGCCGTAGTCCGGGCGGAAGTCGTGCCCCCAGTCGCTTAGGCAGTGCGCTTCATCGAAGACGATGCGGCGCAACAGGCCCTTGTCCCGCAGAGCGCGCAGGCAGTCCTTGAACTGCTCGTTGCGGTTGATGCGCTCGGGGCTGACGTACAGGAGGTGCAGTTCGCCCCGCTCGGCCTCCTCGAGGATCGCGCGTTGCTCCGCGCCCGAGCGGCCCGCATGCACGGCGGCGGCGGGCACGCCAGCCACTTGCAGCGCGCTCACCTGGTCGTCCATGAGGGCGATCAGGGGGCTCACGACGAGCGTCACGCCGCCCAGGAGCAGGGCGGGCAGTTGAAAGGTAAGGCTCTTGCCGTACCCCGTCGGCAGGAGCGTCAGCACGTCCTGGCCGTTCAGTGCGGCATGCACCGCCGCCCACTGCTGGGGTTTCAGGCCTGCGCGCGCGACCTGGGGCCAGAAGAGCTCGAGCAGCTTCTGAATGCCTTCCTCACGCGTGAGCTCTCCCGCCGCATACGCCGCTTGAAGGGCGTGCAGGTCCCGCGCGACCTCCGCGATGAGTTCGTTCGTCGGGAGAAGCTCGCGCGGCACCCCGAGAAGAGGCGCGAGCTCGTCATAAAAGGCGACGCGCGTCCCCGGGTAATGGAAGTTCCCGGCACTCGCCACGCTCCCGGGCAGGGCTGCGAAGACGACCTCGCGGTACGCGGCGGACAGCACGCGTTTGTCCCACAGCACAAAGGCGCCGTCTCCGGCGCGCCGGCGGTCAT is from Deinococcus sp. YIM 77859 and encodes:
- a CDS encoding N-6 DNA methylase, whose protein sequence is MTQRTTDIVQKLWNLCNDLRDDGVTYHQYVTELTYLLFLKMAKETGQESQLPDGYRWDDLRAKTPPERLPFYRHLLVHLGGHGSKLVQAIFANAASFIKKPATLSKLVEDIHALDWYSAKEEGLGDLYEGLLEKNATEKKSGAGQYFTPRPLIDAIVRVMKPTSDDVIQDPAAGTGGFLIAAHHYIDTHEDVWDMPQEKQQKYLHGTFYGMELVQDTHRLALMNLMLHGLASDPDSSGIRYGDTLSPEGQTLPKATLILSNPPFGTKKGSGETRTSREDFTYPTNNKQLAFLQHIYRALNPGGRAAVVLPDNVLFESGAGRQIRADLMDKCRLHTILRLPTGIFYAQGVKTNVLFFTKVSDSAKGSTEEVWVYDLRANMPAFGKRTPLTPAHFDAFVQAFGDDPQGGPEALAKRTDTGEEGRFRRFTREQIRERNDSLDISWLKDDSEGSGELPEPAQLAEEALTELKGAMEELKAILLELGESEEELEEAGVLA
- a CDS encoding restriction endonuclease subunit S, with product MSVERSPLPNGWVETTIGEVTQVVSGGTPSSKDSSNFTSRGGIPWITPADLSGYKRMYISQGARNLTDKGYAACSAMLLPTGSVLFSSRAPIGYVAIAANPVSTNQGFKSFIPPEGIDSRYLYFYLKHIKREAELRATGTTFKELSGAAASALPLLLAPLAEQRRIADKLDALLSRVEAARERLERVPKLLKGFRQAVLSAAVSGELTREWRGGGDAEWEAVQLRDCASDFSYGSSAKSLKVGKVPVLRMGNIQSGRLDWDDLVYTSDQEEIDKYQLHPGDVLFNRTNSPELVGKTAVYRGERRAIYAGYLIRVKCDSKLLPDYLNYCLNSKAGRDYCWQVKTDGVSQSNINAQKLRDFPFLLPPLAEQAEIVRRVEALFALADRLEARYRAALASFDRLTPALLAKAFRGELVPQDPNDEPASVLLERVRAERAAAGAGKARRGKAAGEQPAKRRGRPPKASAEPQPDGIAQASSYEDAVRLLQEKRREREAEAALGD
- a CDS encoding ASCH domain-containing protein yields the protein MLITKKALETIQAELAQSENGQLIGSLDDVWALVNAENTMRAAQERLAAKPDELGLSIEYAAIIYPTPEGAADRETETDEHRGYRVFPIPDKPHPIDLQSGTLRALSIQQPWVERILTGQKNVEYRTWRVTETGPLLLHASRTQRPKNFEAVGMQDQMSALPYGALVGIVDVVGVEYNEHNEEYEWLLAHPRRFRTPIPYKGAAGIFRVPTHVVAQELAGATA